In a single window of the Flavobacterium sp. W4I14 genome:
- a CDS encoding type IX secretion system PorP/SprF family membrane protein (product_source=TIGR03519; cleavage_site_network=SignalP-noTM; pfam=PF11751; superfamily=56935; tigrfam=TIGR03519), producing the protein MKKLIWLIAGSFLLLSRQASAQQDAQYSQYMFNGIYINPAYAGYKEVLNVHSFYRSQWTGITGAPRSMSLAVDAIANSGNVGLALQVASDKLGAQTNLSIYGNYSYRIRMNNDGSSRLALGLGVGMVQLGIDGSLLNPNNPEPNQPVGMQSTIVPDARAGVYFANDKFYAGFSADNLIATYINIDRYAFIPQPKPHYYLTAGALFPLSEDFQVKPSFLLKDDRGGPTSLDLNAFLMIRDFIWVGGSYRTGVKLYDKSYLQRDLTPRNSAVAAIQIFPSEKLRIGYGYDFSIGPLQGYSGGTHEISIAYSFIRQNLRLATPRVF; encoded by the coding sequence ATGAAGAAATTAATATGGTTAATAGCAGGTTCGTTTTTGTTGCTTTCGCGACAGGCATCTGCACAACAGGATGCCCAGTATAGCCAGTACATGTTCAATGGGATCTATATCAATCCCGCTTACGCCGGTTATAAAGAAGTGCTGAATGTGCATAGTTTTTACCGGAGCCAGTGGACAGGCATAACCGGGGCACCAAGAAGCATGTCGCTTGCGGTAGATGCCATTGCAAACAGCGGTAATGTAGGTTTGGCCCTTCAGGTGGCGAGCGATAAACTGGGTGCACAGACCAACCTGAGCATTTATGGTAACTATTCTTACCGCATCAGGATGAATAATGATGGCAGTTCGAGATTGGCGCTGGGCCTTGGCGTTGGAATGGTGCAGTTGGGAATAGATGGTTCGCTGCTAAACCCGAACAACCCGGAGCCTAACCAGCCAGTTGGTATGCAGAGTACCATTGTGCCTGATGCAAGGGCAGGGGTTTATTTTGCCAACGATAAGTTTTATGCAGGTTTCTCGGCCGATAACCTGATTGCCACTTACATCAATATCGACCGTTATGCCTTTATCCCACAGCCAAAACCGCATTATTACCTTACCGCTGGTGCCTTGTTTCCGCTTTCGGAAGATTTTCAGGTTAAACCTTCTTTCCTGTTAAAGGACGACAGGGGAGGTCCAACGAGTTTGGATTTGAATGCATTTTTGATGATCAGGGATTTTATCTGGGTTGGCGGTTCGTACCGTACAGGTGTGAAGCTGTATGATAAAAGCTATTTGCAGCGTGATCTTACACCTCGGAACTCTGCGGTAGCAGCGATACAGATTTTTCCATCAGAAAAACTCAGGATCGGCTATGGTTACGATTTCTCAATCGGTCCATTACAGGGCTACAGCGGTGGTACACATGAAATTTCTATCGCTTACTCCTTTATCAGACAAAACCTAAGATTGGCAACCCCAAGGGTATTTTAA
- a CDS encoding hypothetical protein (product_source=Hypo-rule applied; cath_funfam=1.25.40.10; cleavage_site_network=SignalP-noTM; pfam=PF07676; smart=SM00671; superfamily=48452; transmembrane_helix_parts=Inside_1_4,TMhelix_5_27,Outside_28_373) produces the protein MKKILIGTCLSAYCLFIFSFSASAQYALKDADKAYELFNYIKAIDLYEQAYKKKETLHAAARLANAYTFVYNYKQAESWYAIAAKMPGSSPENMLGYAKALQRNSKYSEAKVQYLNYIGKKKNVSEKQQAVWLASCDSALKWIRNPKKIELINQKTLNSEQSDWGAVNYQGGVVFTSDRSNNGLKTKESRPFLRFDGAKEPDKKIYGWTGNGYLKLYIKPSPNDSLQLFPIKAGTSYHVGSASFTADGKIMYFTLTRITNELERLKKQPTTVNVEIFSSTKDANGVWGEPVSFAYNNVNGYSVGDPFITADGNSLYFASNMPGGLGGTDIYVCLKTDAGEWGKPVNLKEVNTEGNERSPVFDERNNFYFFQRW, from the coding sequence ATGAAGAAAATTTTAATAGGCACTTGCCTTTCTGCATATTGTTTATTTATATTCAGTTTTTCGGCAAGTGCCCAGTATGCATTAAAAGATGCCGATAAAGCTTACGAATTGTTCAATTACATCAAGGCAATAGATTTATACGAACAAGCCTATAAAAAGAAAGAAACTTTACACGCCGCAGCGCGTTTAGCAAATGCTTACACCTTTGTTTATAATTATAAACAGGCCGAAAGTTGGTATGCTATTGCAGCTAAAATGCCAGGGAGTAGCCCTGAGAATATGTTGGGCTATGCCAAAGCTCTACAGCGCAATTCGAAATACAGCGAAGCAAAAGTTCAGTACCTGAATTACATTGGTAAAAAGAAAAATGTATCAGAAAAGCAGCAGGCTGTTTGGCTTGCCTCTTGCGATTCGGCTTTGAAATGGATCAGAAATCCGAAGAAAATCGAACTCATTAATCAAAAAACGCTAAATAGCGAACAGTCCGATTGGGGTGCCGTTAACTATCAGGGAGGAGTTGTATTTACTTCCGACAGATCAAACAATGGATTAAAAACTAAGGAAAGCAGGCCCTTTTTAAGATTTGATGGGGCAAAAGAACCCGATAAAAAAATATACGGCTGGACCGGTAACGGATACCTGAAACTATATATTAAACCATCGCCAAACGATAGCCTTCAGTTATTTCCCATAAAAGCAGGTACAAGCTATCATGTAGGTTCTGCAAGCTTTACAGCCGATGGCAAAATCATGTATTTTACGCTAACCCGTATCACTAACGAACTGGAACGCTTAAAAAAACAGCCAACAACCGTTAACGTAGAAATTTTTAGCAGTACAAAAGATGCCAATGGTGTTTGGGGCGAACCGGTTTCATTTGCATATAATAATGTAAACGGTTACTCCGTGGGCGATCCTTTTATTACTGCCGATGGAAATAGCCTTTATTTCGCTTCAAATATGCCAGGTGGCTTAGGCGGTACCGATATTTATGTTTGCCTGAAAACAGATGCTGGTGAATGGGGCAAGCCCGTTAACCTGAAAGAAGTAAATACCGAAGGCAATGAACGAAGTCCGGTTTTTGATGAAAGGAATAATTTCTATTTTTTCCAGCGATGGTAG
- a CDS encoding outer membrane protein OmpA-like peptidoglycan-associated protein (product_source=COG2885; cath_funfam=3.30.1330.60; cog=COG2885; pfam=PF00691,PF13620; superfamily=103088,117074) encodes MNEVRFLMKGIISIFSSDGRVGMGGLDVFQALREKGKISQIENMGYPFNSPQDDFGFSLNEKGGIVYLSSNREGGLGSDDIYTIDQKMILAFKLEGRVLDKGSNQPIAGALVTLAKVNGVVLKTETDENGGYRFNLAKESEYNVSAEKTNYRSDVENLATIGLTTSSVLTQNLYLEAIVVNKAIKLENIYYDFDKWNIRPDAAVELDKLVKIMADNPTIWIELSSHTDSRGKDGYNLDLSQKRAESAVEYIISRGIDKNRITAKGYGETQLLNKCSNGVTCSEEEHQLNRRTEFKIVKQ; translated from the coding sequence ATGAACGAAGTCCGGTTTTTGATGAAAGGAATAATTTCTATTTTTTCCAGCGATGGTAGAGTCGGGATGGGGGGATTAGACGTTTTTCAGGCTTTAAGAGAAAAAGGCAAGATTAGCCAGATCGAAAATATGGGTTATCCTTTTAATTCTCCACAGGATGATTTTGGTTTTAGTTTAAACGAAAAAGGTGGTATTGTTTATCTTTCTTCCAATCGAGAGGGTGGTTTAGGCAGCGATGATATTTATACCATTGATCAGAAAATGATCCTGGCTTTCAAATTAGAAGGCAGGGTGCTTGATAAGGGTAGCAACCAACCCATTGCAGGTGCATTGGTAACATTAGCAAAAGTAAACGGTGTTGTTTTAAAAACCGAAACTGATGAAAATGGCGGTTATAGATTTAATTTAGCCAAAGAATCTGAATACAATGTTTCGGCAGAGAAAACAAACTACCGATCTGATGTAGAAAATCTGGCAACTATTGGCTTAACAACTTCGAGCGTACTTACGCAAAACCTATATTTAGAAGCTATTGTAGTGAATAAAGCAATTAAGCTGGAAAATATCTATTACGATTTCGATAAATGGAACATCCGCCCGGATGCTGCAGTAGAGCTGGATAAACTGGTTAAAATCATGGCCGATAACCCGACCATCTGGATCGAATTAAGCTCGCATACCGATAGTAGGGGTAAGGACGGTTACAACCTAGATTTATCGCAAAAAAGAGCCGAATCTGCTGTGGAATATATCATTTCGAGGGGTATCGATAAAAACCGCATCACCGCAAAAGGATATGGCGAAACACAACTTTTAAACAAATGCAGCAATGGTGTAACATGTAGCGAAGAAGAACATCAGTTAAATAGAAGAACAGAATTCAAAATCGTAAAACAATAA